The following are encoded in a window of Carassius auratus strain Wakin chromosome 6, ASM336829v1, whole genome shotgun sequence genomic DNA:
- the LOC113100064 gene encoding uncharacterized protein K02A2.6-like, with amino-acid sequence MQEWGLQSPMDAIKPPGSLKLCGNVDAHWRTFKQQFELYVVAIGQKAAVDERKIALLLTIAGADAVEVYNTFNFDEEADKKKLDKVLEKFDAHCLSRKNETYERYVFRTRVQHEGEAFDYFLTDLKIKAKTCNFNELRDSMIRDQIVFGIYEKKLRERLLRESELTLDYAVKLCQSSEVARQQVKQFDGTNTAAMSFPSVEVDAISFRDKRRGNTRSFRDDDNETFSCKRCGTKHKFRQCPAFGKRCSKCNGPNHFAKMCFSKDMKRENKVHLVEEADDSDLSDSFYVNMVSEEKVNLDAETCVSSDDSVKSSMWIVPLVVNGTVVPFKLDTGAKVNLINVRDVKALKEKPLIKKRTVPLKAYNGQPIETRGICRLNIQVKGKMKSLMFVVVPNGHESLLGDRACEDLHLVKRVYQVNRETVVLQPVCDNITDIVKQFPDVFEGQGTLPFTYKIQLKDDASPVIHAPRRVPAPLREALKKELDRMTQSGIIQRIEQPTDWVNSITCVKKPNGDLRVCLDPKNLNDSIKREHYQIPTREEIISDMSGAKFFSKLDASQGFWQIRLDSESSQYCTFNTPFGRYCFLRLPFGIKSAPEIFHRAMETLIEGLEGVRVYIDDIVVWGSTIQQHNQRLVKVMERVRAHDLKLNQKKCQFGVTEITFLGDKLSAKGVEPHPAKVQALLDMPPPTDKKGILRALGMVNFLGKFLPNLSAKTTHMRKLLQNDQEFVWTSVHDQEWKQLKETLTTEPVLVFFAHTRPTKISTDASQDGLGAVLLQAFEDSWRPVAYASRSMTETERRYSQIEKETLGLVFGCEKFHGYVYGLPTFTVETDHKPLISIIQKNLNDMSPRIQRMIMKLQRYDLNLVYTPGKYLIVADALSRAPVASEISKMDEVERHVSMVYSALPVSDEMLKLIAEETAKDAELQRVIAYLQHGWIKGKCPQYFPLRAELSVVEGMLLRMNRIVIPVSMRHDMLRRIHEGHLGIEKCKRRARQAVFWPGINVHIEKYINQCDICLSHHYKLAKEPMMIAAHPTEPWQKVGTDLFQLNGKDYLVVIDYYSNYPEVEQLHHTTSNDMIQCMKSIFARHGIPHIVQSDNGPQYTSFEFKLFAEQYGFKHTTSSPLYPKANGKAEKGVQIVKRLMKKAAASRSDINLSLLSYRSSPLSCGLSPGELLMNRKLRDTLPKVSLKTENNSLLLKEMQHLKEKQKEYYDKGARHLKPLSEQDTVRIAEPNGWKRKATILKEVNPRSYLVQTEDGQKLRRNRQSLLKTAEKCPPVDESNLFAELQSCEMPSVDLQRHEMLSPGTFNSAEEIRELELSVPKTDMPLLRRTNRVRKAPVRMDL; translated from the exons ATGCAG gagtggggtttgcAAAGCCCAATGGATGCCATTAAACCACCGGGATCGTTGAAGTTGTGTGGAAATGTTGATGCACATTGGAGGACTTTCAAACAGCAGTTTGAGTTGTATGTGGTTGCTATTGGACAAAAAGCGGCTGTGGATGAAAGAAAAATCGCCCTGTTACTTACCATTGCTGGAGCAGATGCTGTGGAAGTCTATAACACCTTTAATTTTGATGAAGAGGCAGACAAGAAGAAACTGGATAAGGTACTGGAAAAATTTGATGCTCATTGTTTATCAAGGAAGAACGAGACATATGAACGATATGTGTTCAGAACACGTGTGCAGCATGAAGGAGAGGCTTTTGATTACTTTCTGACTGATCTCAAGATAAAAGCAAAGACTTGTAACTTTAATGAATTGAGAGATTCAATGATTCGTGATCAGATTGTTTTTGGTATTTATGAGAAGAAACTGAGAGAAAGATTGTTACGAGAATCAGAACTCACCTTGGATTATGCTGTTAAATTGTGTCAGTCCAGTGAAGTAGCGAGACAGCAAGTGAAGCAGTTTGATGGAACTAATACAGCCGCTATGTCATTTCCCAGTGTAGAAGTTGATGCTATTTCATTCAGAGACAAGAGAAGAGGTAACACAAGAAGTTTTAGAGATGATGATAATGAAACATTCTCATGCAAGCGCTGTGGGACCAAACATAAATTCAGACAGTGCCCAGCTTTCGGAAAAAGATGTTCTAAGTGTAATGGCCCCAACCACtttgcaaaaatgtgtttttcaaaagatATGAAGAGGGAAAATAAAGTGCATTTAGTGGAGGAGGCAGATGACAGTGATTTGAGCGACTCATTTTATGTGAACATGGTTTCTGAAGAGAAAGTAAATCTGGATGCTGAAACGTGTGTATCAAGTGATGATTCAGTCAAGTCTTCGATGTGGATTGTTCCTCTTGTAGTTAATGGGACCGTAGTACCCTTTAAATTAGACACGGGTGCAAAAGTGAATTTAATTAATGTCAGAGATGTAAAAGCACTGAAGGAAAAACCTCTAATTAAAAAACGTACAGTTCCCCTCAAAGCCTATAATGGACAACCAATTGAAACGCGAGGAATATGCAGACTAAACATACAAGTAAAAGGAAAGATGAAGAGTTTGATGTTTGTTGTAGTTCCCAATGGTCATGAATCTCTTTTAGGAGATAGAGCATGTGAAGACCTTCATTTGGTTAAAAGAGTGTATCAAGTCAACAGGGAAACCGTAGTCTTACAGCCTGTCTGTGACAATATAACTGACATTGTCAAACAATTTCCAGATGTTTTTGAAGGTCAAGGCACACTGCCATTTACCTATAAAATACAACTGAAAGATGATGCTTCTCCAGTCATTCATGCTCCCCGGCGGGTCCCTGCACCTCTGCGTGAGGCCTTGAAAAAGGAATTGGATCGCATGACCCAATCAGGAATCATACAACGGATTGAACAACCTACAGACTGGGTAAATTCTATAACTTGTGTGAAGAAGCCTAATGGTGACTTAAGAGTGTGCTTAGATCCTAAAAACCTCAATGATAGCATCAAACGAGAACATTACCAGATACCCACTCGTGAAGAGATCATTAGTGACATGTCAGGAGCTAAGTTTTTTAGCAAATTGGATGCATCTCAAGGATTCTGGCAGATCCGATTGGATTCTGAGAGTAGCCAGTATTGTACATTTAATACTCCCTTTGGGAGATATTGTTTTCTTCGACTTCCTTTTGGAATAAAATCAGCTCCTGAGATTTTTCATCGAGCCATGGAAACCCTTATTGAAGGTCTAGAGGGTGTTCGAGTATATATTGATGATATTGTGGTGTGGGGGTCCACCATTCAACAACATAATCAGCGCTTAGTAAAAGTGATGGAAAGAGTTCGAGCACATGATTTAAAGCTCAATCAGAAAAAGTGTCAATTTGGAGTCACAGAGATTACATTCTTAGGGGACAAGCTGTCTGCAAAAGGTGTGGAGCCACATCCAGCAAAAGTGCAAGCTCTCCTTGATATGCCTCCACCTACGGATAAGAAGGGAATTCTGCGTGCTTTGGGAATGGTGAACTTCCTGGGCAAATTTCTGCCAAATTTGTCAGCTAAAACTACCCATATGAGAAAGTTGTTACAAAATGATCAGGAGTTTGTCTGGACTTCAGTACATGATCAAGAATGGAAGCAGTTAAAGGAGACTCTTACTACTGAACCTGTCCTTGTTTTTTTTGCTCACACACGACCAACTAAGATCTCTACAGACGCCTCTCAGGATGGATTGGGGGCGGTGCTTCTTCAGGCCTTTGAGGATTCCTGGAGACCTGTGGCCTATGCTTCTCGATCTATGACAGAGACTGAAAGACGATATTCACAAATAGAGAAGGAGACTTTGGGTTTAGTATTTGGCTGTGAAAAATTTCATGGATATGTCTATGGATTACCTACTTTTACAGTAGAGACGGATCATAAGCCATTAATCTCCATCATTCAAAAGAACTTAAATGATATGTCACCTCGAATTCAACGCATGATTATGAAATTACAAAGATATGATCTGAATCTAGTCTATACACCTGGAAAGTATCTTATTGTGGCTGATGCACTGTCTCGAGCACCAGTAGCTTCGGAGATCAGCAAAATGGACGAAGTTGAGAGACATGTGAGTATGGTGTATTCAGCGTTACCAGTTTCAGATGAGATGTTAAAGCTGATCGCAGAGGAAACTGCAAAGGACGCTGAATTGCAGAGGGTTATTGCATACCTTCAACATGGATGGATCAAAGGCAAGTGTCCACAGTACTTTCCTTTAAGGGCAGAACTGAGTGTGGTTGAGGGCATGTTGTTGAGAATGAACAGAATTGTCATCCCAGTATCAATGCGCCACGACATGCTTCGTAGAATTCATGAGGGACATCTTGGTATCGAAAAATGCAAGAGAAGAGCTAGACAAGCTGTTTTCTGGCCTGGAATTAATGTGCACATTGAGAAATACATCAATCAGTGTGACATCTGTCTAAGTCATCATTATAAACTGGCCAAAGAACCTATGATGATAGCTGCTCATCCTACTGAACCGTGGCAAAAAGTAGGAACTGATCTTTTCCAGTTGAATGGTAAGGATTATCTGGTGGTTATCGATTATTATTCCAATTATCCTGAAGTTGAACAGCTCCATCACACAACATCAAATGACATGATTCAATGCATGAAAAGCATCTTTGCAAGGCATGGAATTCCTCATATTGTGCAAAGTGACAATGGTCCTCAGTACACTAGTTTTGAATTCAAACTGTTTGCGGAACAGTACGGTTTTAAACATACTACTTCAAGCCCACTTTATCCAAAGGCAAATGGTAAAGCAGAAAAAGGGGTACAAATTGTAAAAAGACTTATGAAAAAAGCCGCAGCAAGCAGGTCTGATATCAATCTGTCTCTTCTGAGTTACCGTTCTTCTCCACTCAGTTGTGGATTATCTCCTGGGGAGTTATTGATGAACCGAAAACTGCGTGATACACTGCCAAAAGTATCcctgaaaacagaaaacaacagtCTATTATTGAAAGAGATGCAACATCttaaagagaaacagaaagaataTTATGACAAGGGAGCTCGACATCTGAAACCTCTTTCTGAACAAGATACTGTTAGAATTGCGGAGCCTAATGGATGGAAAAGGAAAGCTACAATCCTAAAAGAGGTAAATCCGAGATCATATCTGGTTCAAACAGAAGATGGCCAGAAATTGCGGAGAAATCGACAGAGCTTGCTTAAGACTGCAGAGAAATGTCCTCCTGTTGATGAGTCAAACCTGTTTGCAGAACTGCAGTCTTGTGAAATGCCCTCTGTTGATCTGCAACGTCATGAAATGCTATCTCCAGGTACGTTTAATTCTGCAGAAGAAATTCGGGAACTCGAGTTATCTGTACCAAAGACTGACATGCCTCTTTTACGGAGAACTAATCGAGTTCGAAAAGCTCCTGTTCGAATGGACTTATGA
- the ak4 gene encoding adenylate kinase 4, mitochondrial, translated as MSKLFRAVIMGPPGSGKGTISERIAHSFGLKHLSSGDFVRENIAAKTEAGIQAKTYIKKGLLVPDHVMTRLMLPRLEEMTKYSWLLDGFPRTLAQAEALYSACDLDVAINLNIPLETLKERLRHRWIHPPSGRVYNMCFNPPRVQGIDDITGEPLIQQEDDRPEALVARLRHYKDVAKPVIDFYKAKGILYTFSDTETDLIWPNISTLLSTKIPAIQSDARCASTH; from the exons ATGTCCAAGTTATTCCGGGCTGTTATCATGGGTCCGCCAGGCTCGGGGAAGGGGACCATATCGGAGAGGATCGCGCACAGTTTCGGCCTGAAACATTTATCCAGCGGAGACTTTGTTCGAGAAAACATCGCTGCGAAAACTG AGGCTGGTATTCAAGCCAAGACGTATATAAAAAAAGGACTGCTGGTTCCAGACCATGTCATGACACGTCTAATGCTGCCTAGATTGGAGGAGATGACCAAATACAGCTGGTTGTTGGATG GTTTCCCTCGAACACTAGCTCAGGCTGAAGCCCTGTACAGTGCCTGTGATCTGGATGTAGCCATCAATCTCAACATTCCTTTGGAAACGCTGAAGGAAAGGCTGCGACATCGATGGATACATCCACCCAGTGGCAGAGTGTACAACATGTGCTTCAATCCTCCCCGCGTCCAG GGGATAGATGACATCACAGGAGAGCCATTGATTCAACAGGAGGATGACAGACCCGAAGCCCTGGTGGCCAGACTGAGACACTACAAAGATGTTGCCAAACCTGTCATAGACTTTTATAA GGCTAAAGGCATCCTGTACACATTCTCAGACACAGAGACGGATCTGATCTGGCCGAACATCAGCACACTTCTCAGCACAAAGATCCCCGCCATCCAATCAGATGCTCGATGTGCTTCAACTCACTGA